From one Rhodovulum sp. ES.010 genomic stretch:
- the purC gene encoding phosphoribosylaminoimidazolesuccinocarboxamide synthase encodes MARRKKVYEGKAKILYEGPEPGTLVQYFKDDATAFNAEKHDVIEGKGVLNNRLSEFFMTGLNAIGVPTHFIRRINMREQLIRQVEIIPLEVVVRNVAAGSMSKRLGLEEGAALPRPIVEFYYKDDALGDPLVTEEHIIAFGWAAQQDLDDMVALALRVNDFLSGVMLAVGIKLVDFKIEVGRIWEGDFMRLVVADEISPDSCRLWDVKTGEHLDKDVFRRDLGSLTDAYTEVAKRLGVLPTNVTHATKPTLIN; translated from the coding sequence ATGGCACGTCGCAAGAAAGTCTACGAGGGCAAGGCGAAGATTCTCTACGAGGGGCCCGAGCCCGGCACCCTTGTGCAATACTTCAAGGACGACGCCACCGCCTTCAACGCAGAGAAGCACGACGTGATTGAGGGCAAGGGGGTGCTGAACAACCGCCTGTCCGAGTTCTTCATGACCGGGCTGAACGCTATCGGCGTGCCGACCCATTTCATCCGCCGCATCAACATGCGCGAACAGCTGATCCGCCAGGTCGAGATCATCCCGCTGGAGGTCGTGGTGCGCAACGTGGCCGCCGGTTCGATGTCCAAGCGGCTGGGGCTAGAGGAGGGGGCCGCGCTGCCGCGGCCCATCGTGGAATTCTACTACAAGGACGACGCTCTGGGCGACCCGCTGGTGACCGAGGAGCACATCATCGCCTTCGGCTGGGCGGCGCAGCAGGACCTGGATGACATGGTGGCGCTGGCGCTTCGGGTGAACGACTTCCTTTCGGGGGTGATGCTGGCCGTCGGCATCAAGCTGGTGGATTTCAAGATCGAAGTCGGCCGCATTTGGGAGGGCGATTTCATGCGCCTCGTGGTGGCCGACGAGATCAGCCCCGACAGCTGCCGACTGTGGGACGTCAAGACCGGCGAGCATCTCGACAAGGACGTGTTCCGCCGCGACCTGGGCAGCCTGACCGACGCCTACACCGAGGTCGCCAAACGGCTGGGCGTGCTGCCGACGAACGTAACCCATGCGACGAAGCCGACTCTGATCAATTGA
- a CDS encoding DUF1476 domain-containing protein, whose amino-acid sequence MTTFDDRENAFENKFAHDSEMQFKAEARRNKLLGLWAAELMGLSEEASLEYAKEVVKADFEEVGEEDVYRKLAGDLGTKADEATIRAKMAELMVVAKEQIMNES is encoded by the coding sequence ATGACCACTTTCGACGACCGCGAGAACGCATTCGAGAACAAGTTCGCCCACGACTCCGAGATGCAGTTCAAGGCCGAGGCGCGGCGCAACAAGCTGCTCGGGCTCTGGGCGGCGGAGCTGATGGGCCTGTCGGAAGAGGCTTCGCTTGAATACGCCAAGGAAGTGGTCAAGGCCGATTTCGAGGAAGTCGGCGAAGAGGACGTCTACCGCAAGCTCGCCGGCGATCTCGGAACCAAGGCCGACGAGGCGACGATTCGCGCCAAGATGGCGGAGCTGATGGTCGTGGCCAAAGAGCAGATCATGAACGAAAGCTGA
- the purS gene encoding phosphoribosylformylglycinamidine synthase subunit PurS, producing MKARVHVMLKDGVLDPQGQAVAHALGALGFDGVGEVRQGKVIDLDLAETDPGAAEAQVREMCEKLLANTVIERFDIEIG from the coding sequence ATGAAAGCCCGCGTTCACGTGATGCTCAAGGATGGCGTGCTAGACCCGCAGGGACAGGCGGTGGCCCATGCGCTGGGCGCGCTGGGGTTCGACGGCGTGGGCGAGGTGCGCCAGGGCAAGGTCATCGATCTTGATCTGGCGGAAACGGACCCGGGGGCGGCCGAGGCGCAGGTGCGCGAGATGTGCGAAAAGCTGCTCGCCAACACCGTGATCGAGCGCTTCGACATCGAGATCGGCTGA
- the purQ gene encoding phosphoribosylformylglycinamidine synthase subunit PurQ: MKAAVLVFPGSNCDRDLAEAFRKAGAEVTMVWHKNRVLPEGVDVVGIPGGFSFGDYLRCGAIAARSPITRAVIEHTHRGGYALGVCNGFQVLTETGILPGALMRNAGLKFVCKPVDLTVETANCAFTTGYEAGQRIAVPVAHHDGNYVADDDLVARLRGEDRIAFTYRDNPNGSVADIAGILSENRRVLGVMPHPERAAEPAHGGTDGAALFRSLIGALTPA; the protein is encoded by the coding sequence ATGAAAGCCGCCGTTCTCGTTTTTCCCGGCTCCAACTGCGACCGCGACCTAGCGGAAGCGTTCCGCAAGGCCGGCGCCGAGGTCACGATGGTGTGGCACAAGAACCGAGTCCTGCCCGAGGGCGTCGACGTCGTCGGCATACCCGGCGGGTTTTCCTTCGGCGATTACCTGCGCTGCGGCGCGATCGCCGCGCGCTCGCCGATCACCCGCGCGGTCATCGAGCATACCCATCGCGGCGGCTATGCGCTGGGGGTCTGCAACGGGTTCCAGGTGCTGACGGAAACCGGCATACTGCCTGGGGCGCTGATGCGGAACGCGGGTTTGAAGTTCGTCTGCAAGCCCGTCGACCTCACGGTGGAAACCGCCAATTGCGCTTTCACGACCGGATACGAGGCCGGCCAAAGGATCGCCGTGCCCGTCGCCCATCACGACGGCAACTATGTCGCCGATGACGACCTTGTGGCGCGGCTGCGAGGCGAGGACCGCATCGCCTTCACCTATCGCGACAACCCCAACGGCTCGGTGGCCGACATCGCCGGAATTCTCAGCGAGAACCGGCGCGTGCTGGGCGTGATGCCGCATCCCGAACGCGCCGCCGAACCCGCCCATGGCGGCACGGATGGGGCGGCGCTTTTCCGCTCGCTGATCGGCGCGCTGACGCCGGCGTGA
- a CDS encoding ATP-binding protein → MLGVFRKARVVFAPEGAEWRKRIALVALIAVAVATVWVTNTWLTERFTETTRNRAQVRLALYSGNVVSELQRASVVPLLLSRDPTLINALNTSDFSQSSQQLISYVDEIGAASLMLLDGSGRVVAATDRNRIGTNLRNAPFFVEAQRSNDTVFITSRTEAGAYSFTYSRSIVINRKKAGVIVVGVDLGKFEQNWAGIADAIIVTDSEGQIILSTEPRWRGRTVEEALAVRSPPSAIQRALQATADWGALPPDAYLMGEAVMRNSARINHHGWRIISFTSYVSIRDKVNSVLALEIMGFAILLAGTFYMMSRRAQLRSIGFQQETRELRELNARLQREIAERERAEKNLEVAEQTLAQSSKLAALGEMSAAVSHELNQPLAAMKTYLAGARLLLQRKRSDEALSSFQRIDDLIERMGAITRQLKSYARKGGDAFEPLDMRSCVSGALSMMEPQLKRRRVTITRSLPREKVCVMADRVRLEQVIINLLRNALDATRESPAPQVDLILSAGETATLTVRDNGHGIEDLENLFEPFYTTKEPGDGVGLGLAISSGIVNDLGGRLTARNGRDGGAVFEVQLPILSQDVEAAE, encoded by the coding sequence ATGCTCGGCGTCTTTCGCAAGGCTAGGGTCGTCTTCGCGCCGGAAGGGGCGGAATGGCGCAAGCGCATCGCGCTTGTCGCCCTGATTGCGGTTGCCGTCGCGACGGTCTGGGTCACCAACACCTGGCTGACGGAACGCTTCACCGAGACGACGCGCAACCGCGCCCAGGTGCGGCTTGCGCTCTACTCCGGCAACGTCGTGAGCGAATTGCAGCGCGCCTCGGTCGTGCCGCTTTTGCTGTCGCGCGATCCCACGCTGATCAATGCGCTGAACACAAGCGATTTCTCGCAAAGCTCCCAGCAGTTGATCAGCTATGTGGACGAGATTGGCGCCGCCTCGCTGATGCTGCTGGACGGCAGCGGGCGGGTGGTGGCCGCCACCGATCGCAACAGGATCGGCACCAACCTGCGCAACGCGCCCTTTTTCGTCGAGGCGCAGCGTTCGAACGACACGGTCTTCATCACGTCGCGGACCGAGGCGGGGGCTTACAGTTTCACCTATTCCCGTTCGATCGTGATCAACCGTAAGAAGGCCGGCGTGATCGTCGTCGGCGTCGATCTCGGCAAGTTCGAGCAGAACTGGGCGGGCATTGCCGACGCGATCATAGTCACCGACAGCGAGGGACAGATCATCCTGTCGACCGAGCCGCGCTGGCGCGGGCGCACGGTGGAAGAGGCGCTGGCGGTGCGCTCTCCGCCGTCGGCGATCCAGCGCGCGCTCCAGGCCACCGCGGACTGGGGCGCTCTGCCGCCCGATGCCTATCTGATGGGTGAGGCGGTGATGCGCAACTCGGCGCGGATCAACCACCATGGCTGGCGCATCATCTCGTTCACCTCCTATGTCTCGATCCGCGACAAGGTAAACTCGGTGCTGGCGCTCGAGATCATGGGCTTCGCGATCCTGCTGGCCGGCACGTTCTACATGATGTCCCGCCGGGCGCAGCTGCGCTCGATCGGGTTCCAGCAGGAAACCCGCGAGCTGCGCGAACTGAACGCCCGGCTGCAACGCGAGATCGCCGAGCGCGAGCGGGCCGAGAAGAACCTCGAAGTGGCCGAGCAGACGCTTGCGCAAAGCTCCAAGCTGGCGGCGCTGGGCGAGATGTCGGCCGCGGTCAGCCATGAACTGAACCAGCCGCTCGCAGCGATGAAGACCTACCTGGCCGGCGCGCGCCTGCTTTTGCAGCGCAAGAGGTCTGACGAGGCGCTGTCTTCGTTCCAGCGGATCGACGACCTGATCGAACGGATGGGCGCGATCACCAGGCAACTCAAGAGTTACGCTCGCAAGGGGGGGGACGCCTTCGAGCCCCTGGACATGCGCTCCTGCGTCTCGGGCGCGCTGTCGATGATGGAGCCCCAGCTCAAGCGCCGCAGGGTGACGATAACGCGGTCGCTGCCGCGTGAGAAGGTGTGCGTCATGGCCGATCGCGTCCGGCTTGAGCAGGTGATCATCAATCTGCTGCGCAACGCCCTCGATGCGACGCGGGAGTCGCCCGCGCCCCAAGTCGACCTGATCCTCTCGGCCGGCGAGACGGCGACGTTGACCGTGCGCGACAACGGCCACGGGATCGAGGACCTCGAGAACCTGTTCGAGCCGTTCTACACCACAAAGGAGCCGGGCGACGGGGTGGGGCTGGGCCTCGCGATCTCGTCGGGAATCGTCAACGATCTCGGTGGCCGGCTGACCGCGCGCAACGGGCGCGACGGTGGGGCTGTATTCGAAGTGCAGCTGCCGATATTGAGCCAGGACGTGGAAGCCGCGGAATAA
- a CDS encoding PA0069 family radical SAM protein, protein MDHPRARTPGRGAGHNPANRFERLSTEAVDDGWARDDDLPVLRTELRLERPRTVITRNRSPDVPFDRSINPYRGCEHGCIYCFARPSHAWLGLSPGFDFEARLVARPEAPDVLARELSRPSYRPRTIAIGTNTDPYQPVERAQRITRRLLEVLLAFRHPVGLVTRGNLIERDLDVLGELAALGLVRVGVSLTTLDAGLARSMEPRAPSPARRLATIERLAGAGVEVRAMVAPVIPGLTDHELESILKRAKVAGAVAATWVMLRLPLEVSAMFQDWLERHQPGKAARVMARLREMHGGRDYCPDWGKRMRGEGLYAAMIARRFRVAAARLALDRDLPALRTDLFRVPPRPGDQLELF, encoded by the coding sequence ATGGACCATCCGCGTGCGCGCACTCCCGGCCGTGGGGCCGGCCACAACCCCGCGAACCGCTTCGAGCGCCTCTCTACCGAGGCGGTGGATGACGGCTGGGCGCGGGACGACGACCTGCCGGTCCTGCGTACCGAACTGCGCCTGGAACGGCCGCGCACGGTCATCACCCGCAACCGTTCGCCCGACGTGCCGTTCGACCGTTCGATCAACCCCTACCGGGGTTGCGAGCATGGCTGCATCTACTGCTTCGCGCGGCCCAGCCATGCTTGGCTGGGGCTCTCGCCGGGGTTCGATTTCGAGGCACGGCTCGTGGCGCGGCCGGAGGCGCCCGACGTGCTGGCCCGGGAGCTTTCCAGACCTTCCTACCGACCGCGCACGATCGCAATCGGCACCAATACCGACCCCTATCAACCGGTGGAGCGCGCGCAGCGGATTACGCGCCGCCTGCTCGAGGTGCTGCTGGCGTTCCGCCACCCGGTGGGCCTCGTCACCCGCGGCAACCTGATCGAGCGCGATCTCGACGTTCTGGGGGAACTCGCGGCGCTGGGGCTGGTGCGGGTTGGGGTCTCGCTGACGACGCTCGACGCGGGACTTGCCCGCAGCATGGAGCCGCGGGCGCCATCGCCCGCGCGGCGTCTGGCGACGATCGAACGACTGGCCGGCGCGGGGGTCGAGGTGCGCGCCATGGTTGCGCCGGTGATCCCGGGCCTCACTGATCACGAGTTGGAGTCAATCCTGAAGCGGGCGAAGGTGGCCGGCGCGGTGGCGGCCACCTGGGTGATGCTGCGCCTGCCGCTTGAGGTGTCGGCGATGTTTCAGGACTGGCTCGAACGGCACCAGCCCGGCAAGGCAGCGCGTGTCATGGCGCGGCTGCGTGAGATGCATGGCGGCCGGGACTATTGCCCGGACTGGGGAAAGCGGATGCGCGGCGAGGGGCTCTATGCGGCGATGATCGCCCGGCGGTTCCGTGTCGCCGCGGCGCGGCTGGCCCTCGATCGCGACCTGCCGGCGTTGCGCACCGATCTGTTCCGGGTGCCGCCACGCCCGGGCGATCAGCTGGAACTGTTCTGA
- a CDS encoding SRPBCC family protein has translation MDRPVIDYTAPVCTIARDIILASCERVWHSLIDFERWPSWNDAVHRVALDGPLAEGSTVHWTTARGLTLSTTLTRLDPYARIAWAGSVGAMQAGYQLSLEPRDGMTRAVAEVSIDSGLARAMPGFTERALRAGLRRGLAALRVEAERHAV, from the coding sequence ATGGACCGCCCCGTCATCGACTACACCGCACCCGTGTGTACCATCGCCCGGGATATCATCCTCGCGTCCTGCGAACGTGTCTGGCACAGCCTGATCGACTTCGAGCGCTGGCCTTCCTGGAACGACGCCGTGCACCGCGTCGCCCTGGACGGGCCGCTGGCCGAGGGCTCGACCGTCCACTGGACGACGGCGCGCGGCCTGACGCTCAGCACAACCCTGACGCGTCTCGACCCCTACGCGAGGATCGCCTGGGCCGGGTCGGTCGGCGCGATGCAAGCCGGATACCAGCTTTCGCTCGAGCCGCGCGACGGCATGACCCGCGCAGTGGCCGAAGTTTCGATCGACTCCGGCCTTGCGCGGGCGATGCCCGGTTTCACCGAACGTGCGCTGCGGGCGGGCCTCCGGCGCGGCCTGGCGGCCCTTCGGGTCGAGGCCGAGCGCCACGCCGTCTAG
- a CDS encoding sigma-54 dependent transcriptional regulator — protein MPQAMKIAIVDDEQDMRQSISQWLALSGFDTATFARAEDALKEIGPDYPGVVVTDIKMPGMDGIALLKRLMSLDSSLPVIMITGHGDVPMAVEAMRIGAFDFMEKPFNPDRMTELAKRASQTRRLTLDNRALRRELGDGTVLVKKLIGSSPVMERLREDILDLGQADGHVLIDGETGTGKTLVAHALHAVGPRAGKKFVQIACAAFDDESLSARLFGPFDEGASLPAVEEARGGTLCLEDVDALSPALQARLLTFINDQGVPAETRIIAVSNLQEQDKTVEDALRPDLFYRLAAMRITLPPLRARGEDILTLFNRLSEQFAEEYGCEAPEVTAQEAAQLMQAPWPGNVRQLINIAERAVLQNRRGSGTIASLLMADNEAAKPVMTTEGKPLKEYVEAFERMLIDNTMRRHKGSIAGVMEELCLPRRTLNEKMAKYGLSRADYL, from the coding sequence ATGCCCCAGGCCATGAAGATCGCCATCGTCGACGACGAGCAGGACATGCGCCAGTCGATCAGCCAGTGGCTGGCGCTGAGCGGGTTCGACACGGCAACCTTCGCGCGCGCCGAGGACGCGCTGAAGGAGATTGGTCCCGATTATCCCGGCGTCGTCGTGACCGACATCAAGATGCCGGGGATGGACGGCATCGCGCTGTTGAAGCGCTTGATGAGCCTCGATTCATCGCTGCCCGTCATCATGATCACGGGGCATGGCGACGTGCCGATGGCGGTGGAGGCGATGCGGATTGGGGCGTTCGATTTCATGGAAAAGCCGTTCAACCCCGACCGCATGACCGAACTGGCCAAGCGGGCCAGTCAGACCCGGCGGCTGACTCTGGACAACCGGGCGCTTAGGCGCGAGCTCGGCGACGGCACGGTACTGGTGAAGAAGCTGATCGGCTCTTCCCCCGTGATGGAGCGGCTGCGCGAGGATATTCTCGACCTCGGCCAAGCCGACGGCCACGTGCTGATCGATGGCGAGACCGGTACAGGCAAGACGCTGGTGGCGCACGCGCTGCACGCAGTTGGGCCACGTGCGGGCAAGAAATTCGTGCAGATCGCCTGCGCCGCCTTCGATGACGAGTCATTGAGCGCGCGCCTCTTCGGCCCGTTCGACGAAGGCGCGAGCCTGCCGGCGGTCGAAGAGGCGCGCGGAGGGACGCTGTGCCTTGAGGATGTCGACGCCCTGTCGCCGGCTCTGCAGGCGCGTCTGCTGACCTTCATCAACGATCAGGGCGTACCGGCCGAGACGCGGATCATCGCGGTGTCGAACCTGCAAGAGCAGGACAAGACGGTGGAGGATGCGTTGCGGCCGGACCTGTTCTACCGGCTCGCCGCGATGCGGATCACCCTGCCGCCGCTGCGTGCCCGCGGCGAGGATATCCTGACTCTGTTCAACCGGCTCTCCGAACAGTTCGCCGAGGAATACGGCTGCGAAGCGCCCGAGGTGACCGCGCAGGAGGCGGCGCAGCTGATGCAGGCGCCCTGGCCGGGCAACGTGCGCCAGCTGATCAACATCGCCGAGCGGGCGGTGCTGCAGAACCGCCGCGGATCGGGCACCATCGCGAGCCTCCTGATGGCCGACAACGAGGCCGCGAAACCGGTGATGACCACCGAGGGCAAGCCGCTGAAGGAATATGTCGAGGCTTTCGAACGGATGCTGATCGACAATACGATGCGCCGCCACAAGGGCTCGATCGCGGGCGTTATGGAGGAACTCTGCCTGCCGCGGCGCACGTTGAACGAGAAAATGGCCAAGTACGGTCTCAGCCGGGCCGACTATCTCTGA
- the bmt gene encoding betaine--homocysteine S-methyltransferase produces the protein MTDALSRMLAERDWLMADGATGTNLFNMGLASGEPPELWNIDRPDDIRALYRGAAEAGSDIFLTNSFGANAARLKLHDAQGRVGELNRVAAGLGREVADAADRPVVVAGSMGPTGEIMEPMGPLSYPAAVEMFHEQAEALKTGGADVLWVETISAGDEFRAAAEACQRAEMPWCGTMSFDTAGRTMMGLTSADLAALVENLAWKPLGFGANCGVGASDLLRTVLGFAAAGTERPIIAKGNAGIPKYVEGHIHYDGTPELMADYAVLARDSGATIIGGCCGTTPAHLRAMREALETRPCGPRPSLDEIAERLGGFSSASDGTAEEDTPARPRRRRRG, from the coding sequence ATGACGGACGCGCTGTCCCGCATGCTTGCCGAGCGCGACTGGCTGATGGCCGACGGCGCCACCGGCACCAACCTGTTCAACATGGGGCTGGCCTCGGGCGAGCCGCCGGAACTTTGGAACATCGACCGCCCCGACGACATCCGGGCGCTGTACCGCGGCGCGGCCGAGGCGGGCTCGGACATCTTTCTGACCAACAGCTTCGGCGCCAACGCCGCGCGGCTCAAGCTGCATGACGCCCAGGGCCGGGTGGGCGAGCTAAACAGGGTCGCCGCCGGACTTGGCCGCGAGGTGGCCGACGCAGCGGACCGCCCGGTGGTGGTCGCCGGCTCCATGGGCCCGACCGGCGAGATCATGGAACCAATGGGGCCGCTTTCCTACCCCGCCGCGGTCGAGATGTTCCACGAACAGGCCGAAGCGCTGAAGACCGGCGGCGCCGACGTGCTCTGGGTCGAGACGATCAGCGCGGGCGACGAGTTCCGGGCCGCGGCTGAAGCCTGCCAGCGGGCGGAGATGCCGTGGTGCGGCACGATGAGCTTCGACACCGCGGGGCGTACGATGATGGGCCTGACCTCGGCCGACCTGGCCGCACTGGTCGAAAATCTGGCTTGGAAACCGCTGGGCTTCGGTGCCAATTGCGGCGTGGGCGCGTCGGATCTGTTGCGCACCGTGCTGGGTTTCGCCGCGGCGGGCACCGAACGCCCGATCATCGCCAAGGGCAATGCCGGCATTCCGAAATATGTCGAGGGACACATCCATTACGACGGCACGCCGGAGTTGATGGCCGATTACGCGGTGCTTGCACGTGACAGCGGCGCGACGATCATCGGCGGGTGCTGCGGCACGACGCCGGCGCATCTGCGCGCCATGCGCGAGGCGCTGGAAACCCGCCCGTGCGGCCCGCGCCCCAGCCTCGACGAAATCGCCGAAAGGCTCGGCGGCTTTTCCTCCGCTTCGGACGGCACCGCAGAGGAGGATACACCGGCGCGACCGCGCCGACGCCGGCGGGGGTAG